A single genomic interval of Stieleria maiorica harbors:
- a CDS encoding sulfatase family protein, translating into MLRHFLIVSFLVGCAAVHADDRPNIVWIIPDDMSANFSCYGETAIETPHVDALAARGAKFTNAFVTAPVCSTCRSAFITGMYQTSIGAHHHRSGRGELKIHLPEGIELVPKLFQDAGYHTSITGWPPNGRLGKTDYNFQWDESVYDSNDWASRQEGQPFFAQIQTQGGKLRGKDAEGWERVSAAAEKTLGSRTPTSAVTLPPYYPDHPDIVRDWAAYLDSVRMTDVMVGEVLNRLEKEGVLANTLVLFMTDHGISHARGKQFLYDEGLHVPLVIAGPGIDSGTVRDDVVEHIDIAALSLAAAGIGVPDWMQARDILAEDYTPREAVFAARDRCDETVDHLRSVRTKDFKYIRNFLPKRPYLQPCAYKDAKAILIALRQVHAAGTLNVTQELLFRDVRPTEELYDLKNDPYEIHNLADDPAYATTLADLRRRLDVWMDQTGDQGRQRESDAMYDSDMKVYTDRLSLPRFDPQQLETVQKNIALMKQWAAEGK; encoded by the coding sequence ATGCTCCGTCACTTCCTGATCGTTAGTTTCCTTGTCGGTTGCGCCGCAGTGCATGCCGATGATCGTCCCAACATCGTTTGGATCATTCCGGACGACATGTCGGCAAACTTTTCCTGCTACGGCGAGACCGCGATCGAAACGCCCCACGTCGATGCGCTGGCGGCGCGAGGCGCGAAATTCACGAATGCCTTCGTCACCGCGCCGGTCTGTTCGACCTGCCGATCGGCCTTCATCACCGGCATGTACCAGACCAGCATCGGCGCCCATCATCATCGCAGCGGTCGAGGGGAGTTGAAAATCCATCTGCCCGAGGGCATCGAATTGGTTCCCAAACTGTTTCAAGACGCCGGCTATCACACCTCGATCACCGGATGGCCGCCCAACGGACGATTGGGCAAGACGGATTACAACTTCCAGTGGGATGAATCGGTCTATGATTCCAACGATTGGGCGTCACGGCAGGAAGGCCAGCCGTTCTTCGCCCAGATCCAAACCCAAGGCGGCAAGCTGCGGGGCAAAGATGCTGAGGGATGGGAAAGGGTTTCCGCCGCGGCGGAAAAGACGCTCGGCAGCCGCACGCCGACCAGCGCCGTGACTCTGCCGCCCTACTACCCCGATCATCCGGATATCGTCCGCGACTGGGCGGCTTATTTGGATTCGGTGCGGATGACCGATGTGATGGTCGGCGAAGTGCTCAATCGGCTCGAAAAAGAAGGTGTCCTGGCGAACACGCTCGTGTTGTTCATGACCGATCATGGGATCAGCCATGCCCGTGGCAAGCAATTCCTCTATGACGAAGGGCTGCACGTTCCCCTGGTGATCGCCGGGCCTGGGATCGATTCGGGGACGGTTCGCGACGACGTGGTCGAGCACATCGACATCGCGGCGTTGTCCTTGGCCGCCGCTGGAATCGGAGTCCCGGACTGGATGCAGGCCCGCGACATCCTGGCCGAGGACTACACCCCGCGAGAAGCCGTCTTTGCCGCTCGAGATCGCTGCGACGAAACGGTCGACCATCTTCGCAGCGTCCGCACCAAGGACTTCAAGTACATCCGCAACTTCCTTCCCAAACGGCCGTACTTGCAACCCTGTGCCTACAAGGACGCCAAAGCGATCCTGATAGCCCTGCGCCAGGTCCACGCGGCCGGCACGCTGAACGTGACCCAGGAGTTATTGTTTCGCGACGTCCGCCCGACCGAAGAGCTGTACGATTTGAAGAACGATCCGTACGAGATTCACAATCTGGCGGACGACCCGGCCTATGCGACGACCCTGGCCGACCTGCGTCGCCGACTGGATGTCTGGATGGATCAGACCGGTGACCAAGGCCGCCAGAGAGAATCGGACGCGATGTACGACAGCGACATGAAGGTCTACACCGACCGCCTGAGTCTGCCAAGATTCGATCCCCAGCAACTCGAAACCGTCCAAAAGAACATCGCCCTGATGAAGCAATGGGCCGCCGAAGGGAAATAA
- a CDS encoding DUF2185 domain-containing protein → MNDSRRAGEEWPFESPQNLAVITLDRIMDGSNPVLYVTHDLDDGGWQFLDGGDVTEENAMIVGLSQVAEHDPSIRQLADLPVGWYAVRESPEHPWQRSQQTQ, encoded by the coding sequence ATGAACGACTCTCGAAGGGCGGGCGAAGAATGGCCGTTCGAAAGCCCTCAGAATCTTGCCGTAATTACGCTTGATCGAATCATGGATGGCAGCAATCCGGTCCTCTACGTAACTCACGATTTGGATGACGGTGGCTGGCAATTCCTTGATGGCGGAGACGTGACAGAGGAAAACGCAATGATTGTCGGCTTATCCCAGGTGGCAGAACATGATCCATCCATCCGTCAGCTGGCTGACCTGCCGGTTGGTTGGTACGCTGTTCGGGAGTCCCCAGAGCATCCGTGGCAGCGAAGCCAGCAGACGCAGTGA